A genomic window from Micromonospora sp. WMMA1947 includes:
- a CDS encoding SAM-dependent methyltransferase produces the protein MTRDKAAPPGIDVTVPSVARVYDYFLGGKDNFEVDRKVAEHALRITPDGPAAGQANRAFLRRVIRYLVTEAGIDQFLDIGSGLPTQGNVHEVAIEHNPAARVVYVDNDPIVLAHGRALLAAEGTATVIQADIREPEEILNDPDVRRFLDFDRPIGLLLFAILHHIGDDEDPRSVAAALIDALPSGSYVAISHFRDPGERDPEGSRKAREVERVFNESLGTGRWRTDEEILAFADGLTVLEPGLVPLAEWRPDPDAPAQQQTDTYHTFVGLLARKP, from the coding sequence GTGACCCGCGACAAGGCCGCACCGCCCGGAATCGACGTCACCGTTCCCAGCGTGGCCCGGGTCTACGACTACTTCCTGGGCGGCAAGGACAACTTCGAGGTCGACCGGAAGGTCGCCGAGCACGCCCTGCGGATCACGCCGGACGGGCCGGCCGCCGGTCAGGCGAACCGGGCCTTCCTGCGCCGGGTGATCCGCTACCTCGTGACCGAGGCGGGCATCGACCAGTTCCTCGACATCGGGTCGGGGCTGCCGACCCAGGGCAACGTGCACGAGGTCGCCATCGAGCACAACCCGGCCGCCCGCGTCGTGTACGTGGACAACGACCCGATCGTTCTGGCACACGGGCGGGCGCTGCTCGCCGCGGAGGGCACCGCGACGGTGATCCAGGCCGACATCCGGGAGCCGGAGGAGATCCTCAACGACCCGGACGTCCGCCGGTTCCTCGACTTCGACCGTCCGATCGGGCTCCTGCTGTTCGCGATCCTGCACCACATCGGCGACGACGAGGACCCGCGATCGGTGGCGGCGGCACTGATCGACGCGCTGCCGTCGGGCAGCTATGTCGCGATCTCGCACTTCCGCGACCCGGGTGAGCGGGATCCGGAGGGCTCCCGCAAGGCCCGCGAGGTCGAGCGGGTGTTCAACGAGTCGCTGGGCACCGGCCGCTGGCGTACCGACGAGGAGATCCTCGCCTTCGCCGACGGGCTGACGGTGCTGGAGCCGGGCCTGGTGCCGCTGGCCGAGTGGCGTCCCGACCCGGACGCGCCCGCCCAGCAGCAGACCGACACCTACCACACCTTCGTCGGGCTACTCGCCCGCAAGCCGTAG
- a CDS encoding flavoprotein: protein MLYLVVCAAPPAQRIGELADLLMADGWRICVIATPIAASWLDCDALAEQTGYPVRAQWRRPGDPEPHPPADGAAVVPATFNTLNKWATGASDTLALGIINELLGTGVPIHVFPRVKATLAAHPAYGPNLRRLRDAGVVVHDADVLRTPDEMTPSHWAAVVDVLRAARTGA from the coding sequence GTGCTCTACCTCGTCGTCTGCGCCGCGCCACCGGCCCAGCGGATCGGCGAACTCGCCGACCTGCTGATGGCCGACGGCTGGAGGATCTGCGTGATCGCCACCCCGATCGCCGCGAGCTGGCTCGACTGCGACGCGCTCGCCGAACAAACCGGATATCCGGTACGCGCGCAGTGGCGTCGACCCGGCGATCCCGAGCCGCACCCGCCGGCCGATGGCGCCGCAGTCGTGCCCGCCACGTTCAATACGCTGAACAAGTGGGCGACCGGGGCGAGCGACACGCTGGCGCTGGGAATCATCAACGAGCTGCTCGGCACCGGCGTGCCGATACATGTCTTCCCCCGGGTGAAGGCAACGCTTGCCGCGCACCCCGCCTACGGGCCGAACCTGCGGCGGTTGCGCGATGCGGGAGTAGTGGTACACGACGCCGATGTGCTGAGGACACCGGACGAGATGACGCCGAGCCACTGGGCGGCGGTGGTCGACGTGTTGCGCGCGGCCCGAACCGGCGCCTGA
- a CDS encoding DivIVA domain-containing protein encodes MIYVTGERVQAYQVRSAVFDTRWRGLDPAQVHDYLCRVADEMDRLHRELTTARTESERIRQALRQWQSRHNGCRRRGHDD; translated from the coding sequence GTGATCTACGTGACCGGCGAGCGGGTGCAGGCGTACCAGGTGCGCAGCGCCGTCTTCGACACCCGCTGGCGTGGGCTGGACCCGGCGCAGGTGCACGACTACCTGTGCCGGGTCGCCGACGAGATGGACCGCCTGCACCGGGAGCTGACCACGGCGCGGACCGAGTCGGAGCGGATTCGCCAGGCCTTGCGGCAGTGGCAGTCCCGCCACAACGGCTGCCGGCGGCGCGGCCACGATGACTGA
- a CDS encoding helix-turn-helix transcriptional regulator: MPDSFWDHEPVRTALARRHLGQVIRAYRHHPYHGRSPLPQSVVAGWLGITQAQLSRIENGPALVHLDRLTHWATVLRIPPRSLWFSVGPDSPVSAPADGIRATPDRGRRTLLAGIAAVSAGAGLVGVAEQPRPRRIGSADVSRLNAVLELYRSVDYECGGGLLYREVARFAESVYGMLDWSHAPGLTPRLVAAVAAARQLAGWTALDAGRHADAQRHFAAGERAAISADDAPLAALIRYSQAKQLQHLRHNQDALAALRLAHSKLGSRATPAVKALLRGAEAASTAALGDHRHALSLLGQASDQFERVDPEREPTWMAFYDRGELLAQYGRVYRDMARQAGTHAAQAVRSVEEAIVAFGPANVRSMVLNEVGLCSALFLTDEPERAVAVGTRVVEQSRALSSSRVVDRVINLRRDLGRHRRLPVVAEFERTLIARAAATA; this comes from the coding sequence GTGCCCGACTCGTTCTGGGACCATGAACCGGTACGGACGGCGCTGGCCCGGCGGCATCTCGGGCAGGTGATCCGGGCGTACCGCCACCACCCGTACCACGGGCGGAGCCCGCTGCCGCAGAGCGTGGTCGCGGGGTGGCTGGGGATCACGCAGGCACAGTTGAGCCGGATCGAGAACGGTCCCGCACTGGTGCATCTCGACCGGCTGACGCATTGGGCGACCGTGCTCCGCATCCCGCCGAGGTCTCTCTGGTTCTCAGTCGGTCCAGACTCCCCGGTCAGCGCTCCGGCCGACGGGATCCGCGCAACACCAGACCGGGGCCGACGAACCCTTCTGGCCGGCATCGCTGCGGTGTCGGCAGGAGCTGGGCTGGTCGGGGTCGCTGAGCAGCCCCGGCCCCGGCGTATCGGCAGTGCGGACGTCTCTCGGCTGAACGCGGTCCTGGAGCTCTACCGGTCGGTCGACTACGAATGCGGTGGCGGCCTGCTATATCGGGAGGTCGCGCGGTTCGCGGAGTCGGTATACGGAATGCTCGACTGGTCACACGCGCCCGGGCTGACACCCCGCCTGGTCGCGGCGGTTGCGGCGGCGCGTCAGTTGGCCGGCTGGACCGCGCTGGACGCCGGACGGCACGCGGACGCTCAGCGGCATTTCGCCGCCGGCGAGCGGGCCGCGATCTCCGCTGACGATGCCCCGCTGGCGGCCCTGATCCGCTACTCGCAGGCCAAGCAGCTACAGCACCTTCGACACAATCAGGATGCCCTGGCCGCGCTGAGGCTGGCCCACTCAAAGCTGGGGTCCCGGGCAACCCCGGCCGTGAAGGCGCTGCTCCGGGGCGCGGAGGCAGCCTCGACAGCCGCGCTCGGCGACCACCGCCACGCGCTGAGCCTTCTCGGTCAGGCGAGTGATCAGTTCGAGCGGGTGGATCCCGAGCGTGAACCGACCTGGATGGCCTTCTACGATCGTGGCGAGCTGCTAGCCCAGTACGGCCGCGTGTACCGCGACATGGCCCGGCAGGCCGGAACGCACGCCGCACAGGCGGTGCGGAGCGTCGAGGAGGCGATCGTCGCTTTCGGCCCGGCGAACGTCCGCAGCATGGTCCTGAACGAGGTCGGCTTGTGCAGCGCGCTCTTCCTCACCGATGAGCCCGAGCGGGCGGTCGCTGTCGGCACGCGCGTGGTCGAGCAGTCGCGTGCGCTGAGTTCCAGTCGAGTGGTTGATCGAGTAATCAACCTGCGCCGCGATCTCGGACGGCACCGCCGCCTTCCCGTCGTTGCCGAATTCGAACGGACGCTCATCGCACGAGCTGCGGCCACGGCATGA
- a CDS encoding aminoglycoside phosphotransferase family protein, giving the protein MSGRFSEEAMTRAMREIAGGLDVPADDARLLRLTNNAVFALPASGLVIRIARTHRLRDRMTKVVHLARWFAELDAPTIRLAPGVPQPVAVGDLVASVWTYVAPAAPTPTVDDLGSVLRRFHALGPPPFPLATWDPIGDARRRLADADGLGAEDHDYLVTWCDRLEPQVADLNRRAEQSLIHGDAHVGNLLREASGGILLCDFDATCLGPWQVDLAAVAVGGARFGKTGAHRALAKAYGYDVMSDRNWPLLREARELKMIAAATPLLASSASVAAEFAKRLQSVSQGEHGLRWKPFADLV; this is encoded by the coding sequence ATGAGCGGACGGTTCTCGGAAGAAGCGATGACCCGCGCCATGCGGGAGATCGCCGGCGGCCTCGACGTGCCAGCCGACGACGCTCGGCTCCTGCGGCTGACCAACAACGCCGTGTTCGCGCTGCCGGCATCCGGGCTTGTCATCCGCATCGCGCGGACGCACCGGCTCCGGGACCGGATGACGAAGGTCGTTCACCTCGCGCGATGGTTCGCCGAGCTGGACGCGCCCACGATCCGGCTGGCGCCTGGCGTGCCGCAGCCAGTGGCGGTCGGTGACTTGGTTGCCTCGGTGTGGACTTACGTGGCACCCGCCGCGCCTACCCCGACGGTCGATGACCTCGGCTCGGTGCTGCGGCGGTTTCATGCGCTCGGACCCCCACCCTTCCCACTGGCCACCTGGGATCCGATCGGGGATGCGCGTCGACGCCTGGCGGATGCCGACGGGTTGGGCGCAGAGGACCACGACTACCTGGTGACGTGGTGCGACCGCTTGGAGCCGCAGGTCGCCGATCTCAACCGGCGCGCGGAGCAGTCGCTCATCCACGGGGACGCACACGTCGGCAACCTGCTCCGGGAGGCATCGGGCGGCATCCTGCTCTGCGACTTCGACGCCACTTGTCTTGGGCCTTGGCAGGTGGACCTGGCAGCGGTCGCTGTGGGCGGGGCCCGCTTCGGAAAGACCGGGGCGCATCGGGCGCTCGCCAAGGCGTACGGGTACGACGTGATGTCCGACCGCAACTGGCCGCTTCTGCGGGAAGCCCGCGAGCTCAAAATGATCGCTGCTGCCACGCCGCTTCTCGCGAGTTCGGCGAGCGTCGCGGCCGAATTTGCCAAGCGATTGCAGTCAGTTTCGCAAGGCGAGCACGGTCTACGTTGGAAGCCATTCGCCGATCTCGTCTGA
- a CDS encoding GNAT family N-acetyltransferase, translating to MLENLRPQHQTAAETEGLVEQLVDVYLDAHPDDGPRYTAERCEQQRAAHMPRGSWGLVTAYVDDELVGYVYGFPLGSDTRWWDGIHEPVPDGFMDEDGQRTYAVCELVVRRSWQRRGIARARHDRLLSTRREERATLLVRPDHTAAQQAYDSWGWRSAGWLQPTREGAPLFEVRTKVLTLRS from the coding sequence GTGCTGGAGAATCTGCGACCACAGCACCAGACCGCAGCGGAGACCGAGGGTCTGGTGGAGCAGCTTGTGGACGTGTACCTCGATGCGCACCCCGACGACGGCCCGCGCTACACGGCCGAGCGGTGCGAACAGCAGCGCGCCGCACACATGCCCCGGGGAAGCTGGGGGCTGGTGACGGCCTACGTCGATGACGAGTTGGTCGGCTACGTCTACGGCTTCCCGCTCGGATCCGATACGCGTTGGTGGGACGGCATCCACGAACCGGTACCGGACGGCTTCATGGACGAAGACGGGCAACGGACTTACGCGGTCTGCGAACTGGTGGTGCGGCGATCGTGGCAACGCCGGGGTATCGCGAGGGCGCGCCACGATCGGCTCCTGAGCACCCGGCGGGAAGAGAGGGCCACGCTGCTCGTACGACCCGACCACACTGCCGCCCAGCAGGCGTATGACTCCTGGGGTTGGCGATCGGCCGGGTGGCTCCAGCCGACACGCGAGGGCGCGCCTCTGTTCGAGGTCCGCACGAAGGTACTCACGTTGCGCTCCTAG
- a CDS encoding HNH endonuclease — protein MSIMADAALDLRLRKAAAAWLNERAQRQQELATKAELAQFIFEGRRVALLDPQRGIRKPAFLDAALSIRTTFTPPCHPPPYEDREGPDGLLRYKYRGDDPNHHENIALRRAYEQRLPLIWFVGIAPALYLPRYPVWLIADEPEQLQFAVALDEAQRLIQPGSAFDTDRRRYVERLTKLRLHQPVFRARVIQAYGTTCAICRLRHRSLLDAAHIIPDGQPAGDPIVPNGLALCKIHHAAFDQNIIGIRPDHRVEVRPDILKEVDGPMLRHGIQEMHGCQIALPKERSAHPHRQRLEARYEKFRAAA, from the coding sequence ATGTCGATCATGGCAGATGCGGCTCTCGACCTCCGCCTTCGCAAAGCAGCTGCTGCTTGGCTGAACGAACGAGCACAGCGCCAACAGGAACTGGCGACGAAGGCAGAGCTGGCGCAGTTCATCTTCGAAGGCCGACGAGTCGCTCTCCTGGATCCACAGCGCGGTATCCGTAAGCCTGCGTTTCTTGATGCAGCGCTGTCCATCCGCACAACGTTTACCCCGCCGTGCCACCCACCGCCTTACGAGGACCGAGAGGGACCGGACGGGCTCCTCCGATACAAGTATCGTGGAGACGACCCCAACCACCATGAGAATATCGCGTTGCGTCGCGCGTACGAACAGCGTCTACCACTGATCTGGTTCGTTGGCATCGCACCTGCTCTCTACCTGCCGCGGTATCCGGTGTGGCTGATCGCGGACGAACCGGAACAACTGCAGTTCGCGGTTGCGCTTGACGAGGCACAGCGCTTGATCCAGCCGGGAAGCGCATTCGATACGGACAGGCGAAGGTACGTCGAACGTCTGACGAAGCTGCGTCTTCACCAGCCGGTTTTCCGAGCCAGGGTGATACAGGCCTATGGGACGACCTGCGCGATCTGCCGGCTGCGCCACCGGTCGCTGCTGGACGCTGCCCACATCATCCCTGACGGCCAACCGGCGGGCGATCCGATCGTGCCCAACGGCCTAGCCCTCTGCAAGATTCATCACGCGGCGTTCGATCAGAACATCATTGGAATCCGACCCGACCACCGAGTCGAGGTGCGTCCCGACATCCTGAAGGAAGTCGATGGACCGATGCTGCGTCATGGAATCCAGGAAATGCATGGATGCCAGATTGCACTGCCTAAGGAGCGCTCTGCTCATCCCCATCGTCAAAGGCTTGAGGCACGCTACGAGAAGTTTCGGGCGGCCGCCTAG
- a CDS encoding DUF1772 domain-containing protein, protein MVRTRLTWFALIVMVWASMMSFGGVAAETVMLYPNVFNDAPASLDRAREFLVHGGPHDYFPPLGASVILSSVAATLLTWRDRRLRWWVAGATAVFVVCEFLFSAVFFWPRNEIMFVDPVGTHSPEYLRQVAAEFVAGHWVRFAGGAVTAVLAFVALLRFVRSTASVPQSALASAPDSGPAEVTR, encoded by the coding sequence GTGGTACGCACAAGACTGACCTGGTTCGCCCTTATTGTGATGGTCTGGGCGTCGATGATGTCGTTCGGCGGGGTCGCCGCCGAAACCGTGATGCTCTACCCGAACGTCTTCAACGACGCGCCCGCCTCGCTCGACCGGGCCCGCGAGTTCCTCGTCCACGGCGGCCCGCACGACTACTTCCCGCCGCTCGGCGCGTCGGTGATCCTGAGCAGCGTCGCCGCGACGCTGCTCACCTGGCGCGACCGGCGGCTGCGCTGGTGGGTCGCCGGAGCCACAGCCGTCTTCGTCGTCTGCGAGTTCCTGTTCTCCGCTGTCTTCTTCTGGCCGCGCAACGAGATCATGTTCGTGGACCCGGTGGGGACGCACTCGCCGGAGTACCTGCGTCAGGTCGCGGCCGAGTTCGTCGCCGGCCACTGGGTGCGTTTCGCCGGAGGCGCGGTGACGGCCGTGCTGGCGTTCGTCGCGTTGCTGAGATTCGTGCGTTCGACCGCGTCCGTTCCGCAGTCGGCACTCGCTTCGGCACCGGACTCCGGGCCGGCGGAGGTGACCCGATGA
- a CDS encoding sensor histidine kinase translates to MPDTSPTRADVLLAAATLGLVVVAVAADRPSPGSAALAVVVGAVLGGLVLCARRWPLPALLATAIVILGYYALDLPPVGVAAPAAAVLYRASERGRVVPAAVVAGSLLAVSVAARLAEGDDIAVVVGTELGSEAALLLAVLALGDAVRNRRSLRAALVRQAVAADEERHREATRQVEAERLRIAREVHDTLGHTMSVITLQSAVAGEALADGDPAQAESALAAIRSVSGSAMAELRATLGTLRREPGPREPVPGFDRLPALVDGVRRGGLAVDLRVEGPVDTLPAVVGSTVYRVVQEALTNVLRHADATRVSVTVRATPGRLALEVVDDGRGGPPAGDGAGQGLRGMAERVALLGGTVETGTSGGFRVSVRLPLTGAAA, encoded by the coding sequence GTGCCCGACACCTCACCCACCCGCGCCGATGTGCTGCTCGCGGCGGCCACGCTCGGCCTGGTCGTGGTGGCCGTGGCGGCCGACCGGCCCTCGCCCGGCAGCGCGGCGCTCGCGGTCGTGGTCGGCGCGGTGCTCGGCGGGCTGGTGCTGTGCGCCAGGCGGTGGCCGCTGCCGGCGCTGCTGGCCACGGCGATCGTGATCCTCGGGTACTACGCGCTGGACCTGCCGCCCGTAGGGGTGGCCGCCCCGGCCGCGGCCGTCCTCTACCGGGCGTCCGAGCGCGGGCGTGTCGTCCCGGCCGCCGTCGTGGCCGGGAGCCTGCTGGCCGTCTCGGTGGCCGCCCGGCTGGCCGAGGGGGACGACATCGCGGTCGTGGTGGGTACGGAACTCGGCTCCGAGGCGGCGCTGCTGCTCGCCGTCCTCGCCCTCGGTGACGCGGTACGCAACCGCCGGTCGCTGCGGGCGGCGCTGGTCCGGCAGGCGGTCGCGGCGGACGAGGAGCGGCACCGGGAGGCGACCCGTCAGGTCGAGGCGGAACGGCTGCGCATCGCCCGGGAGGTGCACGACACGCTCGGGCACACCATGTCGGTGATCACGTTGCAGTCCGCAGTCGCCGGGGAGGCGCTCGCCGACGGCGATCCGGCGCAGGCGGAGAGCGCGCTCGCAGCGATCCGGTCGGTGAGCGGCAGCGCGATGGCGGAGTTGCGGGCGACGCTCGGCACGCTGCGCCGTGAGCCCGGGCCCCGGGAACCGGTCCCCGGCTTCGACCGGCTCCCGGCGCTGGTGGACGGCGTTCGCCGGGGTGGGCTGGCGGTCGACCTGCGGGTCGAGGGTCCGGTGGACACGCTGCCCGCGGTGGTGGGCAGCACCGTCTACCGGGTCGTGCAGGAGGCGTTGACGAACGTCCTGCGCCACGCCGACGCCACCCGGGTCTCCGTGACGGTTCGCGCCACGCCCGGCCGGCTCGCGCTGGAGGTGGTGGACGACGGCCGCGGCGGCCCGCCCGCCGGGGACGGGGCGGGCCAAGGCTTGCGCGGCATGGCTGAGCGCGTGGCCCTGCTCGGGGGCACCGTCGAAACCGGCACGAGCGGC